A portion of the Manihot esculenta cultivar AM560-2 chromosome 2, M.esculenta_v8, whole genome shotgun sequence genome contains these proteins:
- the LOC110604238 gene encoding 60S ribosomal protein L24, with amino-acid sequence MVLKTELCRFSGAKIYPGKGIRFVRSDSQVFLFANSKCKRYFHNRLKPSKLTWTAMYRKQHKKDIAAEAVKKKRRATKKPYSRSIVGATLEVIQKRRTEKPEVRDAAREAALREIKERIKKTKDEKKAKKAELMAKTQKTQGKGSVPKGAVPKGPKLGGGGGKR; translated from the exons ATGGTTCTCAA GACTGAGCTTTGCCGCTTCAGCGGTGCCAAGATTTACCCTGGTAAGGGTATTAGATTTGTTCGATCTGATTCGCAG GTCTTCCTCTTTGCCAATTCAAAATGCAAGAGGTACTTCCACAACCGCCTAAAGCCTTCAAAGCTTACTTGGACAGCTATGTACCGCAAACAACACAAGAAG GACATTGCAGCTGAGGCTGTTAAGAAGAAGCGCAGAGCCACCAAGAAGCCATATTCAAGATCTATAGTTGGTGCTACCTTGGAAGTCATACAGAAGAGAAGGACTGAGAAGCCAGAGGTCCGAGATGCTGCTCGTGAAGCTGCATTACG TGAAATCAAGGAAAGGATCAAGAAAACAAAGGATgagaagaaggcaaagaaagCTGAGTTGATGGCCAAAACACAAAAAACGCAGGGCAAGGGCAGTGTGCCCAAGGGTGCTGTACCAAAGGGCCCCAAGCTTGGTGGTGGCGGTGGAAAGCGTTAA